The following are from one region of the Ananas comosus cultivar F153 linkage group 20, ASM154086v1, whole genome shotgun sequence genome:
- the LOC109725997 gene encoding uncharacterized protein At4g06744-like has translation MQPAAQLITVYHFPTTLMASRLLRLLLLLATLLNFSFGRDFNVTRSRKAIEIGIGIGIGIGTGSGCSNGDITRECFQNDRLYNAYLVIQRFKSTITCDPQGITDTWSGTDICGKNSYVGFYCTTPPGLVNTPTVASVDFNGYRLAAPTVCGFVDQLTDLALFHANSNNFSGTVPNLRGLQYIYELDLSNNKLTGNFPADVLSLNNATFLDIRFNGYVGPVPAQVFKLSMLQVLFLNNNNFTGQLPAELGFTPAQYLTLANNKFTGPIPSSIVHAANTLLEVLFLNNQLSGCLPFEIGLLKKATVFDAGTNLLTGPIPLSFGCLKKIEQLNLADNKLYGEVPDVLCRLGIPGAGNLMNLSLSDNYFTSLGHSCWILLKKGVLDVRKNCIPGVLDQRSPEECKWFLWQKKYCPLNTYIPCQSPWPEGADQLNSKGAAAAAAEAMPVADGARDRSRASGYTTYSALHQNPKP, from the exons ATGCAACCGGCTGCTCAATTGATCACGGTCTATCATTTTCCAACAACGCTGATGGCTTCCCGCCTCCTGCGTCTGCTTCTTCTTCTGGCGACGCTTCTGAACTTCAGCTTCGGCCGTGACTTCAACGTCACGCGTAGCCGCAAGGCGATTGAAATCGGAATCGggatcggaatcggaatcggcaCCGGATCCGGCTGTTCCAACGGGGACATAACGCGGGAATGCTTCCAGAACGACCGGCTGTACAACGCCTACCTCGTAATCCAGCGATTCAAGAGCACGATCACCTGCGACCCGCAGGGCATCACCGACACGTGGTCGGGCACCGACATCTGCGGGAAGAATTCCTACGTCGGATTCTACTGCACCACGCCGCCGGGATTGGTAAACACGCCGACGGTCGCCTCCGTCGACTTCAACGGATACCGGCTGGCCGCCCCCACCGTCTGCGGATTCGTCGACCAGTTGACCGACCTCGCGCTCTTCCACGCCAACTCCAACAACTTCTCGGGCACGGTGCCCAACCTCAGAGGCCTGCAGTACATCTACGAGCTCGACTTGAGCAACAACAAGCTCACCGGCAATTTCCCCGCCGACGTCCTCTCCCTCAACAACGCCACCTTCCTCGACATCCGCTTCAACGGCTACGTCGGCCCAGTCCCCGCGCAGGTCTTCAAGCTCAGCATGTTACAG GTCCTCTTCCTGAACAACAACAACTTCACGGGGCAGCTCCCCGCGGAACTGGGCTTCACCCCGGCGCAGTACCTCACCCTCGCCAACAACAAGTTCACCGGGCCGATCCCGAGCTCAATCGTCCATGCGGCCAACACGCTCCTCGAAGTGCTCTTCCTGAACAACCAGCTCTCCGGCTGCCTCCCCTTCGAGATTGGCCTCCTGAAAAAGGCGACCGTGTTCGACGCCGGGACGAACCTGCTGACCGGCCCGATCCCGCTGTCCTTTGGGTGCTTAAAGAAGATCGAGCAGCTCAACCTGGCGGACAACAAGCTCTACGGCGAGGTGCCGGACGTGCTGTGCAGGCTGGGGATCCCCGGGGCTGGCAACCTGATGAACTTATCGCTGTCTGACAACTACTTCACGTCGTTGGGGCACAGCTGCTGGATTTTGTTAAAGAAAGGGGTGCTGGACGTGCGCAAGAATTGCATTCCGGGAGTTCTGGACCAGAGGTCGCCGGAGGAGTGCAAGTGGTTCCTATGGCAGAAAAAGTACTGTCCGCTGAACACGTATATACCGTGCCAATCCCCGTGGCCCGAGGGTGCGGATCAGCTCAATTCcaagggggcggcggcggcggcggcggaggcaaTGCCGGTGGCGGACGGGGCCCGCGATCGGAGCCGGGCGTCGGGGTACACTACCTACTCCGCGCTGCACCAGAATCCAAAGCCATGA